One window of the Chanodichthys erythropterus isolate Z2021 chromosome 2, ASM2448905v1, whole genome shotgun sequence genome contains the following:
- the LOC137024172 gene encoding uncharacterized protein, translating into MSLLSKVTSEDATTSATSETTPTATADTVSQSVTTQSTSPESSSSSTSTDQMSTIPSPTPTPTPTSTSYTTATTHNNTHSTSFASTTVSTMNITSMNTVSQNASSVTGNYSAISCPEFWCTADNCYAQYMNATAYPCLSGSNTCQIMKQNTSYYVSCSASCVSCGNMTQSNCSWKCCSTANCLNESLLALTNSFSTTDATTSTTTTTTTAKPTVPSTPANNGKKCHSIKCDGTTCYKSINTIMMCPIGQDYCGLKKTTTGSTESWQAGCSDDCRKMPVCSTSVTTCHLECCNATAAASCLKLTGEVNMPSSATRGPHCPVLLMASLLLFWIVRVFT; encoded by the exons ATGAGTCTGCTCTCTAAAGTGACTTCAGAAGATGCTACAACATCTGCTACATCCGAAACAACACCAACTGCAACAGCAGATACTGTAAGCCAGAGTGTGACAACTCAATCTACGAGTCCAGAGAGCTCGAGCTCCTCCACTTCTACAGACCAGATGTCAACTATACCCTcacccacacccacacccacacccacatCCACCTCTTACACAACAGCCACTACACACAATAACACACATAGCACTTCCTTTGCCAGTACTACTGTTTCCACAATGAACATCACTAGCATGAACACAG TTTCACAGAATGCATCATCAGTAACAGGAAATTACTCTGCG ATATCCTGTCCAGAGTTTTGGTGCACGGCAGATAACTGTTACGCCCAGTACATGAATGCGACGGCGTATCCCTGCCTATCCGGCTCTAATACCTGTCAG ATAATGAAACAGAACACAAGTTACTATGTCAGCTGCAGTGCCTCATGCGTGTCCTGCGGGAACATGACTCAAAGTAATTGCTCTTGGAAATGTTGCAGCACAGCCAACTGCCTCAACGAATCTCTGCTTGCCTTGACCAATTCATTCAGCACGACAG ATGCAACAACATCCACTACCACTACAACAACAACCGCAAAGCCAACGGTTCCATCCACCCCAGCAAATAAT GGCAAGAAGTGTCATAGTATCAAGTGTGATGGGACAACATGCTACAAATCCATCAATACCATCATGATGTGTCCCATTGGTCAGGATTACTGTggg CTAAAGAAGACGACAACTGGCAGTACAGAGAGCTGGCAGGCAGGTTGCAGTGACGATTGCAGAAAGATGCCAGTTTGTTCAACCTCTGTTACTACCTGCCACTTGGAGTGCTGCAACGCCACTGCGGCTGCCTCATGCCTCAAACTGACTGGTGAAGTGAACATGCCCAGCTCCGCCACCAGGGGTCCTCACTGTCCCGTGCTGCTGATGGCCTCTTTACTGCTCTTCTGGATAGTGAGAGTCTTCACTTGA